The following proteins are encoded in a genomic region of Cyclonatronum proteinivorum:
- a CDS encoding glycosyltransferase: MTELADSPETKFEHDISIVIVNYNVKEYLANLLHSVYKAAQDLRLEIFVVDNFSSDGSVAFLKERFPEVIYIENFENKGFGKANNQAIIQATGKYTLLVNPDVLIGEDTLGVLFNFMEAHPDVGASGCKILNPDGTFAPESRRSVPTPMNAMYKVLGLTKLFPNHPRFASYYVGGQNEDEASDIEVLSGSFMFYRTGLLQELNGFDERFFMYGEDIDLCYRTLKAGYRIRYVPDTSIIHYKGESTKKENLRYIITFNKVLYQFFEKHYSYGYSIFFKYFILLGVVTKSAASYVFSLFNRSLRPVSDLLLLNLVLVGFFLYRYSIAPADIFQAYQPIFLSVNFLHSAAYLIFAKYYGLYNKNLHSWSHVVKALLFSLVTVASITFFFRDIAFSRLILLATTLVLLLLLPAIRLVTARFFYQGSSAKGRIQPVRLLVAGIGDHTQPAIRKIRGEVDWNYDIIGLVTQRQDEPLQTIEDIPVLGHVSQLPEMVKNYRADQVIFMLEKISHVDVLSSLSQLRDTQVVCKVVPGSLDYIIGKSNVEYFDDVPVVDLEIPSLTAWNRLLKRAFDFSLSGFFLFVMFLPWIFLKLNASIKKTKRETVNLFIDSSTSQNIAFFTPYSSHRLLNTITFMRKVFTGEFSLVGAPIIPSRQGSFVYYKPGLTGQRQLNEDRLFRDDEKQRQELHYLQTYSIWKDVEILFKYLSGPRKHFTAYLQERGAAAPEKSA, translated from the coding sequence ATGACTGAGCTGGCTGATTCGCCCGAAACCAAATTTGAACACGATATCTCTATTGTCATTGTAAACTACAATGTGAAAGAGTATCTCGCGAATTTACTTCATTCAGTTTATAAAGCGGCTCAGGATTTGCGGCTTGAGATTTTTGTTGTCGATAATTTTAGTAGCGACGGTTCTGTTGCTTTTCTGAAAGAGCGGTTTCCTGAAGTTATTTATATCGAAAATTTCGAAAACAAAGGGTTCGGTAAAGCGAACAATCAGGCTATTATTCAGGCTACCGGAAAATATACGCTGCTTGTTAATCCCGATGTGCTGATTGGGGAGGATACGCTTGGGGTATTATTTAATTTCATGGAAGCTCATCCTGATGTTGGTGCAAGCGGTTGTAAGATTTTAAATCCTGACGGTACATTCGCACCTGAATCACGCAGGTCTGTACCAACGCCTATGAATGCCATGTATAAGGTGCTGGGCCTGACAAAGCTTTTCCCCAACCATCCCCGCTTTGCCTCATACTATGTTGGCGGTCAGAATGAGGACGAGGCTTCAGACATTGAAGTTTTGTCCGGCTCCTTTATGTTTTACCGTACCGGTTTACTGCAAGAGCTCAATGGCTTTGACGAGCGCTTTTTTATGTATGGAGAAGACATCGACCTTTGCTATCGTACGCTCAAAGCCGGGTACCGGATCCGCTATGTTCCTGATACAAGCATCATACATTATAAAGGAGAAAGCACCAAGAAAGAAAACCTGCGCTATATCATAACTTTCAACAAAGTGCTGTATCAGTTCTTTGAAAAGCATTACAGTTATGGCTACAGCATCTTCTTCAAATATTTTATTCTGCTGGGCGTCGTCACAAAATCAGCGGCGTCTTATGTGTTCTCTCTGTTTAACCGTTCACTGCGGCCGGTTTCCGACTTACTGCTGCTGAATCTTGTTTTGGTCGGTTTCTTTTTATACCGTTACAGTATTGCTCCTGCAGATATTTTTCAGGCCTATCAGCCGATTTTCTTATCCGTAAACTTTTTGCATTCAGCGGCCTATCTGATTTTTGCGAAATACTACGGGCTCTATAATAAAAACCTGCACAGCTGGAGTCATGTAGTTAAAGCCTTGCTTTTTTCACTGGTTACAGTGGCAAGCATCACTTTCTTCTTTAGGGATATTGCTTTCTCCAGGCTTATTCTTTTGGCAACTACGCTTGTATTGCTGCTGCTGCTGCCTGCTATTCGTCTTGTAACAGCGCGTTTCTTTTATCAGGGATCATCAGCCAAGGGCAGGATTCAGCCTGTACGGCTGCTTGTTGCGGGTATTGGGGATCATACGCAGCCGGCAATCCGCAAAATCAGGGGAGAGGTTGATTGGAATTACGATATTATCGGGCTTGTCACACAGCGGCAGGATGAACCGCTGCAAACCATAGAGGATATCCCAGTGCTTGGTCATGTGTCACAGCTTCCGGAGATGGTTAAAAATTATCGTGCGGATCAGGTGATTTTCATGCTTGAAAAGATCTCCCATGTGGACGTCCTTTCTTCCCTCAGTCAGTTACGGGACACGCAGGTGGTATGCAAGGTAGTGCCCGGATCTCTGGATTACATTATCGGAAAATCCAATGTGGAGTATTTCGATGATGTGCCCGTTGTGGATCTCGAAATTCCATCGCTGACAGCATGGAACCGGTTGCTGAAACGTGCTTTTGACTTCTCACTTTCCGGCTTCTTTTTGTTTGTGATGTTTCTGCCCTGGATATTTTTAAAGCTGAATGCATCCATCAAAAAAACTAAACGGGAGACGGTCAACCTGTTTATTGATTCCTCAACGTCTCAGAATATTGCGTTTTTTACGCCCTACAGTTCCCATAGGCTGCTCAATACCATAACTTTTATGCGAAAAGTATTTACCGGTGAATTCAGCCTTGTCGGGGCGCCGATAATTCCCAGCCGGCAGGGCAGTTTTGTGTATTACAAGCCGGGGCTGACCGGTCAGCGGCAGCTGAATGAGGACCGTTTGTTCCGCGATGATGAAAAACAGCGGCAAGAGCTGCACTACCTGCAGACTTACTCTATCTGGAAAGATGTCGAAATCCTTTTCAAATATTTGTCAGGTCCGCGCAAGCACTTTACAGCCTATTTGCAGGAACGGGGGGCGGCTGCTCCAGAAAAGTCAGCGTGA
- the tgt gene encoding tRNA guanosine(34) transglycosylase Tgt, producing the protein MFQLLKNDPKTKARLGRLTTDHGTIETPIFMPVGTLATVKAVEQQQLKDQVKAQIILGNTYHLYLRPGNGIMREAGGLHQFMKWDKPILTDSGGYQVFSLSDNRKLEERGVTFKSHLDGSKHQFTPESVIETERILGSDIMMVLDECPPYPSTYEYALNSMHLTHRWAARCKKAFDESEPLYGHRQFLFGIAQGSTYKDLRNASAEAIAALDFDGNAIGGLSVGEPNELMYEMTDHITDYLPPHKARYLMGVGTPADLLNGVARGVDMFDCVMPTRNARNGTVFTRNGIVNLRNAKWKNHHKPLDEDFPSDFCSKYTMAYLHHLVRCNEILGMTLASLQNLTFYLWLMEEVRRNLAEGTFADWYLPMIEKVKTRL; encoded by the coding sequence GTGTTTCAACTTCTGAAGAACGACCCGAAAACCAAAGCACGGCTTGGCCGGCTAACGACTGATCACGGCACGATTGAGACGCCAATTTTCATGCCTGTGGGCACCTTAGCTACAGTTAAGGCTGTTGAACAGCAGCAACTGAAGGATCAGGTCAAAGCGCAAATTATCCTTGGCAATACGTATCACCTGTATCTCAGGCCTGGCAACGGAATCATGCGTGAGGCGGGTGGTCTGCATCAGTTCATGAAATGGGATAAGCCTATTCTAACGGATTCCGGCGGATATCAGGTTTTTTCGCTGTCGGATAACCGCAAGCTCGAAGAGCGAGGGGTTACCTTTAAAAGTCATCTCGACGGTTCAAAACATCAGTTTACCCCGGAAAGCGTAATCGAAACCGAGCGCATTCTGGGTTCCGACATCATGATGGTACTTGATGAGTGCCCGCCCTACCCTTCCACCTACGAGTACGCGCTCAATTCCATGCACCTGACACACCGCTGGGCTGCCCGGTGCAAAAAAGCATTTGACGAATCGGAGCCCCTTTACGGACACAGGCAGTTTCTGTTCGGTATTGCGCAGGGCAGCACCTACAAAGATCTGCGGAATGCCTCTGCAGAAGCCATCGCTGCACTTGATTTTGACGGCAATGCCATCGGAGGACTGAGCGTAGGTGAACCCAACGAGCTTATGTATGAAATGACCGATCATATAACGGACTACCTGCCGCCGCATAAAGCCCGCTATCTCATGGGCGTTGGCACACCCGCAGATTTACTCAACGGTGTTGCGAGAGGGGTGGACATGTTCGACTGCGTAATGCCTACCCGAAACGCCCGCAACGGGACAGTTTTTACCCGCAACGGAATCGTTAACCTCCGCAATGCCAAGTGGAAAAACCACCATAAGCCTCTTGATGAGGATTTCCCAAGTGATTTCTGTTCCAAATATACCATGGCGTACCTGCACCATCTCGTCCGGTGCAATGAAATTCTCGGTATGACCCTCGCATCACTGCAGAACCTGACTTTTTATTTATGGCTGATGGAGGAAGTCAGACGAAATCTTGCTGAGGGAACCTTCGCGGATTGGTACCTTCCTATGATAGAAAAGGTAAAGACCCGGCTTTAG
- a CDS encoding acetyl-CoA carboxylase carboxyltransferase subunit alpha, which produces MNYLDFEKPIADLEKKIEELNAIRIPENDVLRPEIERLQQRVHDLRVSIFSNLTPWQKVQLARHPERPYTLDYIYKICEHFTELHGDRKMSDDKAVVGGFATIDGISVMIIGQQKGRDTKSRQYRNFGMSNPEGYRKALRLMKLAEKFDIPVITLLDTPGAFPGLEAEERGQAEAIADNLREMAVLKVPIVTVVIGEGASGGALGIGMGNEVYMMENTWYSVISPESCSSILWKTWEYKEQAAEALKLTATDLMELKIIDGVIPEPVGGAHRDYDGAAAALKKQLLESLRRLKKLNAQEIVDQRIDKYANMGFYDEKNA; this is translated from the coding sequence ATGAACTACCTTGATTTTGAAAAGCCCATAGCGGATCTCGAGAAAAAAATCGAAGAGCTGAACGCTATTCGTATTCCGGAAAATGACGTGTTACGTCCCGAAATTGAACGTCTGCAGCAACGGGTTCATGATCTTCGTGTTTCTATATTTTCCAATCTTACGCCCTGGCAAAAAGTACAGCTGGCACGTCATCCCGAGCGGCCCTACACCCTCGATTATATTTATAAGATCTGCGAGCACTTCACAGAGCTGCACGGCGACCGGAAAATGAGCGATGATAAAGCTGTCGTTGGGGGTTTTGCGACCATTGACGGGATCTCGGTGATGATTATCGGTCAGCAAAAAGGGCGTGATACCAAGAGCCGGCAGTACCGCAATTTTGGTATGTCCAATCCTGAAGGCTACCGCAAAGCACTCCGCCTGATGAAACTGGCGGAAAAGTTCGACATTCCCGTCATCACCCTGCTTGACACCCCGGGTGCATTCCCTGGTTTGGAAGCCGAAGAGCGGGGACAGGCGGAAGCCATTGCCGATAACCTCCGCGAAATGGCGGTTCTCAAAGTACCCATCGTAACCGTTGTGATTGGGGAAGGCGCAAGCGGCGGAGCCTTGGGTATCGGTATGGGCAATGAAGTGTATATGATGGAAAATACCTGGTACTCGGTCATTTCACCCGAGTCCTGCTCCTCAATTTTATGGAAAACGTGGGAGTATAAGGAACAGGCCGCTGAAGCCCTGAAACTCACCGCAACGGACCTTATGGAGCTGAAGATTATTGACGGGGTTATTCCCGAGCCGGTTGGTGGTGCACACCGCGATTATGACGGCGCCGCTGCGGCTCTCAAAAAACAACTCCTTGAAAGCCTGCGCCGCCTCAAAAAACTGAACGCGCAGGAGATTGTTGATCAGCGCATTGACAAATACGCCAATATGGGTTTTTATGACGAAAAAAATGCCTGA
- a CDS encoding sugar transferase, producing the protein MERRKDVLVTLLGDALAFSVAWYVFYYLRFELQWFGENQTVAPALVLLPGLIITVYWLAMFAFFGLYKRLYLASRFDEILRVAKISLIGILVFFFLLFTDDLNWNPQNIAQAKNLTLVYWLLIFGFVSLNRIVVRTIQKVAVSKGYGLHKAVIIGIGDTAKEVYADIMRHKTTGLDVAGFIDASRHTKEDDIKIDRKLLLGKVQELNTIIETHGIEDVIVAVEPANRDKLITILDLINKPNISVKLIPDFYQIISGMNKTNQIFGLPLIEVMPDPMPAWEKSVKRLMDVVLSILILVVSAPVMLLVALIIRLTDPGPVIFAQERVGLFGRPFIMYKFRSMYVNAEAKTGPTWATENDSRITPVGYWLRKLRLDELPQLWNVIKGDMSLVGPRPEREHFVNQFKAQIPLYARRLRVRPGITGWAQVKWKYDETFDDVKEKTKYDLFYVENISLKMDIKILINTIATMLSGKGQ; encoded by the coding sequence GTGGAGCGCCGTAAAGACGTATTGGTCACTCTTCTGGGTGACGCCTTAGCATTTTCTGTTGCATGGTATGTTTTTTACTACCTGCGGTTTGAGCTGCAGTGGTTTGGTGAAAACCAAACCGTCGCTCCGGCTTTGGTACTCCTTCCGGGTCTGATCATCACGGTCTATTGGCTGGCTATGTTTGCCTTTTTCGGTCTCTATAAGCGCCTTTATCTCGCTTCCCGGTTTGATGAAATTCTCAGGGTTGCGAAAATCAGCCTGATTGGCATTCTGGTTTTCTTTTTCCTGCTTTTCACGGACGACCTGAACTGGAATCCGCAAAATATCGCGCAGGCTAAAAACTTAACCCTGGTATACTGGCTGCTCATTTTCGGATTCGTATCACTGAACCGTATTGTGGTTCGCACCATACAGAAAGTTGCGGTTTCCAAAGGGTACGGGCTTCATAAAGCGGTCATTATCGGCATTGGAGATACGGCAAAAGAAGTTTATGCCGACATCATGCGCCATAAAACAACCGGGCTAGATGTGGCGGGCTTCATCGACGCTTCCCGTCATACAAAGGAAGACGACATTAAAATTGACCGGAAGCTGCTGCTTGGCAAGGTTCAGGAACTCAACACCATTATTGAAACCCATGGCATAGAAGATGTCATTGTTGCGGTTGAGCCGGCCAACAGGGACAAGCTGATCACCATCCTCGATCTGATTAACAAACCCAACATCTCAGTTAAACTTATTCCGGATTTTTATCAGATTATCAGCGGTATGAACAAGACCAATCAGATTTTTGGCCTGCCGCTCATTGAGGTCATGCCGGATCCCATGCCTGCCTGGGAAAAATCGGTGAAGCGGCTGATGGATGTTGTGCTCTCTATTCTCATTTTGGTCGTCAGTGCACCGGTTATGCTGCTCGTTGCGCTAATTATTCGCCTGACCGACCCGGGGCCGGTCATTTTTGCGCAGGAGCGTGTAGGGCTTTTCGGCAGGCCTTTCATTATGTACAAGTTCAGGAGTATGTATGTAAATGCGGAGGCCAAGACTGGTCCGACCTGGGCAACGGAGAACGATTCCCGAATCACCCCTGTGGGCTACTGGCTGCGTAAGCTTCGCCTCGACGAGCTGCCACAGCTCTGGAATGTGATCAAGGGCGATATGTCGCTGGTCGGCCCGCGACCTGAGCGGGAGCATTTTGTGAATCAGTTTAAAGCCCAAATCCCGCTTTATGCCCGGCGCTTGCGCGTAAGGCCGGGTATTACCGGCTGGGCACAGGTCAAGTGGAAGTACGATGAAACCTTTGATGATGTAAAAGAAAAAACCAAGTACGACCTCTTTTATGTGGAGAATATTTCGCTGAAAATGGACATCAAAATTTTGATTAATACCATTGCGACCATGCTGTCCGGGAAGGGGCAATAA
- a CDS encoding polyprenol monophosphomannose synthase → MTDPKTIVVIPTYEEEENVRLLIPRLMQLRGCVHVLFVDDSSPDGTREIIREQAPKYPGRIHLIERPSKQGLGSAYVAGFAFALRHDYVYICEMDADMSHDPNDVPRLVEAVAQGIGDVVIGSRYQNGISIINWPLSRLILSYSANVYARWVTGLPVRDTTAGFKCFHRKVLESIPLNRVKSNGYSFQIELHYRAWKAGFKVSELSIIFRDRQFGKSKISKPIILEAVWMVWALKFRHFFNRL, encoded by the coding sequence ATGACGGACCCAAAGACCATCGTAGTAATCCCTACATACGAAGAAGAAGAAAATGTCAGGCTGCTCATCCCGCGCCTAATGCAGCTGCGCGGCTGTGTGCATGTACTCTTTGTGGATGACAGCTCTCCGGACGGCACCCGTGAAATCATCAGGGAGCAAGCCCCCAAATATCCCGGGCGGATTCATCTGATTGAAAGGCCATCGAAACAGGGACTGGGTTCTGCCTATGTAGCCGGCTTCGCTTTTGCCCTGCGTCACGACTACGTTTACATTTGTGAAATGGACGCTGATATGTCGCATGATCCCAATGATGTGCCCCGGCTGGTTGAAGCCGTAGCGCAAGGCATCGGGGATGTGGTGATCGGTTCCCGCTATCAAAACGGGATCAGTATTATTAACTGGCCGCTTTCCCGCCTCATCCTGTCTTATTCTGCCAATGTGTATGCCCGCTGGGTTACCGGACTGCCTGTCAGGGATACAACGGCCGGTTTCAAATGCTTTCACAGAAAAGTACTGGAAAGCATTCCGCTGAACCGGGTCAAGTCAAACGGCTACTCCTTTCAGATTGAACTGCACTACCGGGCCTGGAAAGCCGGATTTAAAGTAAGCGAACTTTCTATTATATTCCGTGACCGTCAATTCGGGAAATCAAAAATATCAAAACCCATCATCCTTGAAGCCGTCTGGATGGTCTGGGCACTCAAGTTTCGTCATTTTTTTAACCGGCTGTAG